Below is a window of Williamwhitmania sp. DNA.
GTGAACCTCTATTTTCAGGGCGAACCACTCCTAAATCCGAACTTGACAGAGATGGTCGCGCTCTTTTCGTCCAGACGAATATTTACCTCCATGTCAACCAACGGATTGCTACTAACAGAAGCAATTGCTGATAAACTTGTGAACTCCGGTTTAAAGGAGATTATTTTCTCCATCGATGGAGCAACCGAGGAGGAATACCTTGCCTATCGACGTGGCGGAAGCTTAATGGGAGCATGGAATGCTGTGGCAATGATGGTCGCCGCACGCAAGAGCAGAAGAACTTTATTCCCTCGAATAGTTATTCAGTCACTGGTGACCTCTGCCAACGAGCATAGCTTATCGGTTATTAGGCAGCAGGCATTAGCCGCTGGCGCTGATGCTTTTGAATTTAAAACGCTGCATCTCCATCGTGGCATAGATAGAGAGCATCTGCTACCAAACAATCAACAATATTCACGCTACAACTTTAAAAACAGAAGGTCAATTTTTAATCTACCCTGTTTTCGACTTTGGAGCACCGCGGTAATTTCATGGAATGGCACCCTAGCCCTTTGCTGCATGGACAAGGAGGTTGAGGCGATGGGGTATCTTTCAGTAGATTTGTCGCAAGGGTGGAGGTCTTCATTTTTCAATAGTGCAAGACAAGCCTCATTGTCTGGTGCAGGAACGCCAGATATTTGTAACTATTGTAGTCTTTAGTTGGAAAGGGCCGACTGTTCCACATTTTCTCAAACATTTGCGTTCAGCTAACTTCAAGCATGTGGATTCCGACATAGTGTTATTTCCCTATATTGCAAAAAACCGAAAACCAATTCTCATGCGAAAAATATTAATCATTTTAGGTGCTGCACTATTTGTCTTAGTTGCCGATTTAGCGATTATGCCCTCCACCAGGTATGTTTTTAAGGCGCTGATTTACCAAAAACCCGATATTTACGACGGGGATATTTTTCCCAAAGCCGTTGTTGCATCTTGGGGGAAAGGTCAGGACATCCCACAAAGCAAGATGCCTGAAAAGCCTTTACCTGATTCGCTCCTGAAGCAGCTGGATTCATACAGGACCACCGCATTTATTGTCGTTAAGGACTCCTCGGTTCACTATGAACACTATTTCCTCGATGGTGGTCGCGACTCGTTATCCAATGCGTTTTCGGCAACAAAGAGCATTGTGTCGTTGCTTATTGGTAGTGCTATTTCGGATGGAGCAATTCACTCGGTAGACGACCCTATTTCAACCTATTTGCCAGAGCTAAAAGGCAATGAGCTAGGTGCAGTCCGAATCTCTGATCTACTCTCCATGAGTTCAGGAATTAAGTGGGACGAAGGCTATAGTTCACTGTTTGCCCCTGTAACTAGGGCATACTATGGCACTAATTTGCGTGGCCAGATGCTAGCGCTCACTACTAAGGAGGCTCCGGGAAGAATTTTCGAATACCAGAGCTGTAATACACAGCTGCTCGCCATGGTGCTCGAGGGCGCCACCCATGTAAGCCTCGCGCAATATGCATCTCAAAAACTTTGGAAGCCATTGGGTGCCGTTAGAAGTGCGTTCTGGAGCTTAGATGCGAAGGGTGGAATGCCTAAGGCCTACTGTTGCTTCTATGCCACTGCACGTGATTTTGCAAGGGTGGGGTTGCTGGTATTGAACCATGGAAAATCCAAGA
It encodes the following:
- a CDS encoding radical SAM protein, with protein sequence MRRFLGIAKSITPIRLLNLMGVYVGYGLSILLRRPVVLSRPSFVTVEPACGCNLACPECPVGTGELHRGKGAMTMETLRQILDTIAKRAVWVNLYFQGEPLLNPNLTEMVALFSSRRIFTSMSTNGLLLTEAIADKLVNSGLKEIIFSIDGATEEEYLAYRRGGSLMGAWNAVAMMVAARKSRRTLFPRIVIQSLVTSANEHSLSVIRQQALAAGADAFEFKTLHLHRGIDREHLLPNNQQYSRYNFKNRRSIFNLPCFRLWSTAVISWNGTLALCCMDKEVEAMGYLSVDLSQGWRSSFFNSARQASLSGAGTPDICNYCSL
- a CDS encoding serine hydrolase: MRKILIILGAALFVLVADLAIMPSTRYVFKALIYQKPDIYDGDIFPKAVVASWGKGQDIPQSKMPEKPLPDSLLKQLDSYRTTAFIVVKDSSVHYEHYFLDGGRDSLSNAFSATKSIVSLLIGSAISDGAIHSVDDPISTYLPELKGNELGAVRISDLLSMSSGIKWDEGYSSLFAPVTRAYYGTNLRGQMLALTTKEAPGRIFEYQSCNTQLLAMVLEGATHVSLAQYASQKLWKPLGAVRSAFWSLDAKGGMPKAYCCFYATARDFARVGLLVLNHGKSKSSETLVDSTYIARMVLPDTLLVDENGKQVNFYGYQWWLIRYKGHQVYYARGILGQYIFVVPSENMVVVRLGHERSKLRTEHHPNDIFSYLEAAFEIINN